In Penaeus vannamei isolate JL-2024 chromosome 13, ASM4276789v1, whole genome shotgun sequence, the sequence atatatatatatatatatatatatatatatatatatatatatatatatatatatatatatatatgcacatgtgtatatgtacatatatatgaatatatatatatatatatatatatatatatatatatatatatatatatatatatatatatatatatatatgtatatatataattatatatatgtatatatatatatatatatatatatatatatatatatgaatatatatattgatttatgaatatatatatatatatatatatatatatatatatatatatatatatatatatatatgtgtgtgtgtgtgtgtgtgtgtgtgtgtgtgtgtgtgtgtgtgtgtgtgtgtgtgtgtgtgtgtgtgtgtgtgtacatatatgtatacttttatctatctatcaacatatttataaatattatatatatatatatatatatatatatatatatatatatatatatatatatatatatttatgcacacacacacacacacacacatagaaacacacacacacgcacacacacacacatacacacacatacacacacacagacacacacacacacacacacacacacacacacacacacatatatatatatatatatatatatatatatatatatatatatatacacacacacacacacatatatgtatgatatatacagtatatacgatatatatatacacacatacatacatacacagacacacacacacacacacacacacacacacatacacacatacatacatatatataaatataaatataaatatatatatatatatatgtatatacatatatttatatataattatatatatatatatatatatatatatatatatatatatgtgtgtgtgtgtgtgtgtgtgtgtgtgtgtgtgtgtgtgtgtgtgtgtgtgtgtgtgtgtgtgtgtgtgtatgcatcattatgtatgtatgtgtatatacttgcatatatgtgtgggtgcgtgcttgtatacatgcatatacatatatatatttacatacatacatacatgtatatatatttacatacatatatatacatgtatgtatatatacgtatatatatatatatatatatatatatatatatatagatagatagatagatagatatagatatagatagatagatacatatatgcacatacaaaaatacgcgcacacacacatgtatgtattatatttgtatgtatatgtatgtatttgtaactatatgtatgtatgaacatatatttatgtatttacgtgtgcacatattaattgtatatatacatatatagatatatgcatatatgtttatgaatatatatatatatatatatatatttgtatacatgtgtttatatacatatgtatattcattaatatatgtatatatatgactaaatatatatatatatatatatatatatatatatatatatttatatatatatacatacatatgtatgtatgtacacacacacacacaaacacacacagatacacacacacacacacacacatacatatatatatatatatatatatatatatatatatatatatatatatatatatatatatatatatatatatatatatatatatatatatatatatatatatatatatatatgtctgtatgtatgtatgcacacataagacacacacacgtgtgtgtgtacatatatatatatatatatatatatatatatatatatatatatatatatatatatatatatgtatatatatacatatatatatagatatatatatatatatacatgtatatatatatatgtatatatatgtgtgtgtgtctgtatgtatatatatatatatatatatatatatatatatatatatatatatatatatatatatatttatctatatcaatatctctatctatatataactatatatatatatatatatatataaatattatgtttatctatatcaatatatatatctatatataactatacatatatatatatatcatatatatatacatatatatatatatatatatatatatatatatatatatatatatatatatatatatatgtgtgtgtgtgtgtgtgtgtgtgtgtgtgtgtgtgtgtgtgtgtgtgtgtgtgtacatgtatatatatgcatgtaaatgcatatctatacatttacatatttttttgtatgtatatatatatatatgatccttatattctttttatatatttttatattgtttcagCCGAATGTATTGTAAATTAAATGGTTTATCGAAACTTATCTCTGAAAATTTATTAAAATTGCTTTGCAATACATAAAAATCAACCTATAACAATGCCTAGATAGCTTAATATAAGAACATGCTACTATTCTTTACTGAGGGAAGCCATAGGAATTAGAGGGGCGAGAGGGACCGGAAGGCGCACTGTATCCCTGGGAAGATCCTTGACGTAGGCGACCAGCATCCTCCTGACGGGCGCGCTCAATCTGctcaagggcgtgggcggggatggggtgggggaaggctgGGGCCACGGGAAGGAAGGCTGAATcaggctggaagccgttctcgtcagccacATAGCGAAGCTCAAACCGTTGTCCGTCAGGGAGAGTGAAGCTGGAAAAGGTGGGTATAGCAagtaaaaaacaaatgaaaagataaacTACATTAAAAACAATGAACAGTGCGAAAGGACTATTGCAATGACAAGCAGCGACACTCACGAGTAGGATCCGGACATGGCCGTGACAGGACCCTCCTTGGCGGGAATAGGCGATCCACTTTCCTGGCGTGAGATGCCGTCACCGGTCTCAACATTGAAGCTGTAAGCGCCGGCGGCGTCGGGGTGGACGCGGTCGTCCACAAGGATGGGCACTAGTGGTCCGGAAGCAGATCTGGGGGCGGAGTAGGTTGGCTGGGGAGCAGGTCTTTGGGCGGAAAAGGAAGGACGAGATGCAGGTCGCGACCTGTGGCTGAAAGCTGAAGAAGATTGAAGAGAGGCATAGCCGAAGTGATTAGGCAGCTTGTCAGCCAAGCAGACTGATACAACTGCGGCGAATACAATCTGAAAAAATAACCGCCGTGTTACTTTATAAACCATCGAAAAGAATTCTAATATGGCTATAGGTATATCTATTATGATCCTCCGAAATACAATTTATATGCAGCTATGGTTGTATTGACACTATTGGCAGACTTACGAGCTTCATAACGGCGGAGGTAGTGGCGTCCCGGAGGGCTCGGCAGGTGACTGATGGAGGCCTCTCGTGCATCGCTTTATATACCACGAGCCTCTGTCACGGTCAAGGTGACACCATCACACGCACCCATGCATGGCACTACTGATGCTTTCACAGGGTGTGCAATGCATCTAAAGATTTTCATTTAGTACACTGCTATGAGCctttaacttttaactttttttttttttttttttttttttttctttttttttcttttttttttttagctgtaagTGATCGTGTACTCAAATACCAGAAGATCTGCCCTTGAAATAaggaaagtaaaataagaaaatccGATTGTCCAAGAAAGATGACAAGACAACGTGGGGCATTCTCTTACCGTTAATCGCAAAATCGATTCGGCATTTGTCTTTTCGTTTCATCACATTCTACACGAGAcgaggaattatatatatatatatatatatatatatatatatatatatatatatatatatatatatatatatctgtatatatatatatatatatatatatatatatatatatatatatatatatatatatacatatacacacacacacacacacacacacacacacacatatatatatatatatatatatatatatatatatatatatatatatatatatatatatatatatatatatatgtgtatatatatatatatattattattattattattattattattattattattattattattattatcattattatggaatTTATATCTATTTCGGTCTTATTAATAAGTGTCTATTGAGGCTGACtttttgagaaaagaaaagaaacggaagTAACGAATAAAGCTaatgaataactatatatttcTCACTTGTATTTTCCCCCATGTATTgctattttgttatatttatcactgtcatcatcactattattattgttacaattattattgctattattattactatcattattgtcatgaataatgataagggtaatggcaataatagtaatatctaaatcatcattatcatgggtattactgttattactttaataccattggtattatgattatcattattgtcattatcattagtaatattatcattattattatcattattactattatcattgccatgaaCATCcctgttattaatattttgattatcattatcattattattactattaatattattatatttcttcttgttagtatcattatcattataatgaatattcctatcattatcattgtttttattattatcattactgttataatcattattatttctagtattattacatatatatacttgtcaatGTCCTTAttggatttatcattattattattattattattattattattattattattattattattattattattattatcattattatttttattgttgttgttgttgttattattattatccttatatccttattattatgattatcattttaagtattacagttaccattattgttgttattaagatcgttatcaatattatcatcaatattactatcatcaatattattatcatcattatcattactactattattaccattatcattataatttttgttatcattatcattattatcaatgctattgttatcatcattatgacattTTCACTTTTTCATCAATACCATGATCaacattatattcataatcatcaatgCTAACTGCTGTTGTATAAGGACAGCATGTACTTGAATGTGTTCGTTGTAATATCTGACGTAACGTCTATACAATACGTATCTTTTTAAACCAGAAAACTTTAAAACCAGTTTGTTACGATTAACATGAATATCAGTTACCTTTGTATTGTCATCAtgagcattgttattgttatcgtcattatcaccatttccgGTAATATTACtcttagcattatcatcgttgttgtcacTTTTTGttgttaaaaaatatattgcaaatatcatcagcattgttgGTTGATGTtgatgtgttattattgttattggaattattaccatttatatcatctttattcttgttattggaACACAGgattcatcaatattgttgttattgttatcattatcattattattattactattattattatcattattaccattcttgttatcattattgtgtttattatctaggaatatcattattgttgtaattactaaAAGGTGAAATTCAACAAGCAGACCATAGTAGAAAAAAATtgtaacgaagagagagagagagagagagagagagagagagagagagagagagagagagagagagagagagagagagagagagagagagagagagagagaaagagagactttgcatattaactatatgtgtgtgtgtttgtgtgtgtgtgtgtatgagagagagagagagagagagagagagagagagagagagagagagagagagattttgtgtgatttaataagagagagggagagagagagatcttgtgTATTATTAAGAGTGCGAGAATGAGAGATTTTGTGTcatttagtaagagagagagaaggggggggtgagagagagagactggagagatcCTGtgcgagttagtgtgtgtgtgtgtgtgcgtgtctctctgtgtgtgtgtgtgtgaaagagagagagaggagaaagatgcacgcacacacacacacacacacagatttacagagagagaaagagagagagagaagaggcagatgtacagagagatagatagatagatagagagagagagggagagaggagtcaaacacacagaaagagagtgagatggagaaaaaaatgagagaagaataagaaatagaagttCCCATGATTTCGAAAAGATAATGTCTGATAACAGaaagcaacaaaaaaataaatcatgcTAAATATATGTCCTCGATCTGATGACGTGTAAATCCTCTTTTGGCTATATATGAAATTTGTAAAAGATCAAAATGGATTGCCAAGAGGTCTACTAATTTCATAGTGGGAAATTACCAGGCttgatctcttcttttcttcaggtCTAAATACTGACGAGTGGGGCCTAATaatctaataagaaaaaaatatgcaagatTAAATGCAATTCGTAGTTCTATTCCTCAAAAATATAATACTTATTCAGACACGACCTCACTTACACCGGTAAGCACTATCATGTTGCATAAGAGAACTTACGTGGGAGGCAGTGATGATGCCACCTTGACCGAAGCACTTCCACTTGGTATATAAAGCTCGGTTCGAGAGAACGGTATCATTCACCTCATAAGCCATTCGATTCACCACACCCTCCACTGCCATGAAGATCGTAAGACCACGAAAGAACTGTGCATAATACCGTATATGAAGGTGGAATAACTGAGAAAATTCTCACCGGACGATAATACAACTGAATCAATACAatcatttatttcattcctttCAGATTGTATTCGCCGCAGTTGTATCAGTCTGTCTGGCTGACAGACTGCCCAGTCATTTCGGCTATGTCTCTCCACAACCTCCTTCAATCTTCAGGTCGCGACCTGCATCTCGTCCTTCCTTTTCCGCCCAAAGACCTGCTCCCCAGCCAATTTACTCCGCCCCAAGATCTGCTCCCGGACCACTAGTGCCCATCCTTGTGGACGACCGCGTCCACCCCGACGCCGCCGGTGCTTACAGCTTCAATGTTGAGACCGGTGACGGCATCTCACGCCAGGAAAGCGGATCGCCTATTCCCGCCAAGGAGGGTCCCGTCACGGCCATGTCCGGATCCTACTCGTGAGTGTCCCTATTTGTTTCATCAAGATTCTGTTGATATAGGAATACGACTATTCATTTGAAAAACATCATATGTTAACCCAATCCATCTTTTTCAGCTTCACCCTTCCTGACGGACAACAGTTTGAGCTTCGCTTCGtagctgacgagaacggcttccagcctcaGTCGCCCTTCCTTCCCGTGGCGCCAGCcttccctcatcccatccccgCTCACGCCCTCAGGCAAATCGAGCGCGCCCGTCAAGGACCTTCTCAGGGATACAGCGccccttctcgtccttctcgCCCTTCGAATGCCTACGGCTTTCCTCAGTAAAGCTTTCTAGTATCGAAATGATACTGGATTATCAcatgttatattat encodes:
- the LOC113811425 gene encoding endocuticle structural glycoprotein SgAbd-2-like; translation: MHERPPSVTCRALRDATTSAVMKLIVFAAVVSVCLADKLPNHFGYASLQSSSAFSHRSRPASRPSFSAQRPAPQPTYSAPRSASGPLVPILVDDRVHPDAAGAYSFNVETGDGISRQESGSPIPAKEGPVTAMSGSYSFTLPDGQRFELRYVADENGFQPDSAFLPVAPAFPHPIPAHALEQIERARQEDAGRLRQGSSQGYSAPSGPSRPSNSYGFPQ
- the LOC113811428 gene encoding cuticle protein AM1239-like, with translation MKIIVFAAVVSVCLADRLPSHFGYVSPQPPSIFRSRPASRPSFSAQRPAPQPIYSAPRSAPGPLVPILVDDRVHPDAAGAYSFNVETGDGISRQESGSPIPAKEGPVTAMSGSYSFTLPDGQQFELRFVADENGFQPQSPFLPVAPAFPHPIPAHALRQIERARQGPSQGYSAPSRPSRPSNAYGFPQ